A region from the Rufibacter sp. DG15C genome encodes:
- a CDS encoding PAS domain-containing sensor histidine kinase → MTPSHNPDDQARLQAIIDAAIDGIITINTRGRIESVNPAVSTIFGYQPEEMIGNNISMLMPEPDHSAHDQYIENYKRTGQRKIIGIGREVKGLKKDGTVFPFLLSISEVKLQDRIIFTGIIHDISQQKKAEDARLESENKINSIIQVAVDGILTIDMHGIIEMVNPAAARLFGYQEEELLGCNISMLMPEPDHSAHDGYMENYHRTGKRKIIGIGREVSGLKKDGTVFPLFLSISEVQLADRKVYTGFIHDITQQKISEERLRRYAAELERSNRELQDFAYVSSHDLQEPLRKIQAFGDRLKSKEKGNLSEQGQDYVDRMLNAAVRMQNLINDLLTFSRVTTKSKGFEKVSLDAILSEVLSDLEITIEKTDAQIERFPLPVIEAEPTQMRQLFQNLISNAIKFRKDNEKPIIRISSSSLQRTAHLTSTPGDEVVEIVVEDNGIGFEEKYLDRIFNIFQRLEGHKYEGSGVGLAICRKIAIRHGGDITARSQPGKGTQFIITLAKKHLQE, encoded by the coding sequence CAGGCCATCATTGACGCCGCCATTGACGGTATCATCACCATAAACACCCGGGGCCGCATAGAATCCGTGAATCCGGCGGTGTCTACCATCTTCGGGTACCAGCCCGAGGAGATGATTGGCAACAACATCAGCATGCTCATGCCCGAGCCCGACCACAGTGCGCATGACCAGTACATTGAAAATTACAAGCGCACGGGGCAACGCAAAATCATTGGCATAGGTAGGGAGGTCAAAGGCCTCAAGAAGGACGGCACCGTGTTTCCGTTTCTGCTGAGCATCAGTGAGGTGAAACTACAGGACAGAATCATCTTCACGGGTATAATCCATGACATCTCCCAGCAGAAAAAGGCCGAAGACGCTCGCTTGGAGAGTGAAAACAAGATCAACTCCATTATACAAGTAGCGGTAGACGGCATCCTCACCATAGACATGCACGGCATCATTGAGATGGTGAACCCCGCGGCGGCGCGGCTGTTTGGCTACCAGGAAGAGGAACTGTTGGGCTGCAACATCAGCATGCTCATGCCCGAGCCCGACCATAGCGCCCACGACGGCTACATGGAGAATTACCATAGAACCGGCAAACGCAAAATCATTGGCATTGGCCGCGAGGTTTCGGGCTTAAAAAAAGACGGCACCGTTTTCCCGCTGTTTCTGAGCATCAGTGAGGTGCAACTAGCCGACCGCAAGGTGTACACAGGCTTTATCCATGACATCACCCAGCAAAAGATAAGCGAAGAAAGATTACGCCGCTACGCCGCAGAACTGGAGCGTAGTAACCGCGAGCTGCAGGATTTTGCCTACGTGTCTTCACATGACTTGCAGGAGCCGCTGCGCAAGATTCAAGCGTTTGGGGACAGGCTCAAGTCCAAAGAGAAAGGCAATCTGAGTGAGCAGGGGCAGGACTATGTGGACCGCATGCTCAATGCCGCAGTGCGCATGCAGAACCTCATCAATGACTTGCTTACCTTTTCTAGGGTCACCACCAAATCCAAGGGTTTTGAGAAAGTAAGCTTGGATGCCATTCTTTCTGAGGTACTCTCTGACTTGGAAATCACCATTGAAAAAACCGATGCCCAGATTGAGCGTTTCCCCTTGCCGGTGATTGAAGCAGAGCCTACCCAGATGCGCCAGCTCTTTCAGAACCTCATTAGCAACGCCATCAAGTTCAGGAAGGACAATGAGAAGCCCATCATCAGGATCTCTTCTTCTAGCCTGCAACGTACTGCGCATTTAACCTCTACGCCCGGCGACGAGGTGGTAGAGATTGTAGTAGAGGACAATGGCATTGGCTTTGAAGAAAAGTACCTTGACCGGATTTTTAATATCTTTCAGCGCCTGGAAGGCCATAAGTACGAAGGCTCAGGCGTTGGGCTGGCCATTTGCCGTAAAATAGCCATTCGGCACGGCGGCGACATCACGGCCAGAAGCCAGCCGGGCAAAGGCACCCAGTTTATCATTACGCTGGCCAAGAAACACTTACAGGAATAA